A window of Aquibium oceanicum genomic DNA:
CCTGCCTGGTCATGCCCTGGACGATGGCGACCGACACGGCCTTCCTGGCGAACCCGCCCCGCGCGAGCTCGGCCGCCATGCCCTGGTCGGCATGGCCGAACAGCGATGCGAACGCAAAGCCCTTCAGTTCCCGGCCGAAGGCGGCACACAGCCGCGTCCCGGCCAGACGGAACACCGCGTCCCCACGCAGGTCCCGTTCAAGGATGAACGTGTCGGCCAGCATCGTCTTGATGTCGGCCGGCTCGATCTCGGTTCTTTTCGGAGCGGTTCGTCCGCTGCGCAACCTGTCCCAGTACTGGAACAGGGCAACCGTGGATTTCTGTTTCATACGTCCCCACTCATGCCTGCATTCGCTTTTTTGTCTCATCTGCGCACAACGGGGCGACCTCCGGAGTGCTACATGCCGGACGGAGCAGGTTGCATGCCAGCGGCATTAACGATTGTTCACGGATCGGAGCCGTTAAGGTTAACGAAGCGTTTCGATTGATCGCGGACGCGCATCGTGCCACAAGAGGCGGACTGCAGAAGTCACTGTTTCAAAGCAGAATTTCGGCTTGGGACTATCTCGGGGACTTGGGTAGGGACTCGGCCGGCCGTTCAGGGGAAACCCTGGACGGCCCTTTTTTGTTAACGATCTGCGCGCATGTCCGGCATTGGAGCGGCAGCCTTGCCGACCCTATATGGCGGCCAGACGCGGAGCATCGACAGTGACAGCCAATCCCCTCGAAGACACGAGCCAAAGGGACGAACCGGGAGGTCCGCCGCCGCCGCGCCCGCGCGAGCCGGCCTTCAACATCCCGCGCGTCGTGCTCGCCTTCATCGCCGTGTGCGCCGGGCTCCATCTCCTGCGGCTCTACGTGCTATCGCCGCAGCAGGATCTGGAACTGATCATCGCGGGCGCATTCATACCCGTCCGCTACTCGGGCCAGTACCTGTTCGAGATCTGGGCCGTGACGAGCCCGCTGACCTATTCCTTGCTTCACGGCAGCGTGGCGCATCTCGTCATCAACATGATCTGGCTCGCCGCCTTCGGGTCGCCGCTGGCGACGCGGCTGGGGGCGGGGCGGTTCGTCCTGTTCTGGTGCGCGACGTCTCTGGCCGCCGTCACGCTGCACTACGTGCTGCACATGGACAGCCAGGCGCCGCTGGTCGGCGCCTCGGGCGCGATCTCCGGCATGATGGGCGCCGCCGCGCGTTTCGGATTCAGAACCGAGCGAGGGAGAGGAAAGTCGACTTTCTCCGGGCCGCTCCTGTCGATCGGCGAGACCTTCCGCACCCGCGCGGTGGTGACCTTTCTCGCGGTCTGGATGATCGTGAACCTGGCGACGGGGCTCGCCAGCGGCATTCCGGGCGCCGAGGGCGTGATCGCGTGGGAAGCGCATATCGGCGGCTTCCTTGCGGGCTTCCTCGGGATCAGGCTTTTCGACCGGCGGGGTGGTTGGGGCTGAAACGGCCTTGCATTGGCGGAATTACGATAGCACCATCCTTGAAGCGGCGGACGGTCGAAAGGGGGCGGCCTGCCGATCCGCGATCCAAGGAGGACGCGCATGCTGGTCAAGAACATTCTCGCCGAAAAGGGCAGCGAAGTCGTAACGATCGCGCCGGACAGCTCGCTGGCGGAGGCCGTGAGCCTTCTGGCGGACAAGCGCATCGGCGCGGTCGTCGTCACGAAGGGAGAGGGACGCATCGCCGGTATTCTCTCCGAACGCGACATCGTGCGCATGCTGGGCGCGGAGGGGCCCTCGATGCTCCAGAAGCCTCTTTCTTCCGCGATGACTTCGAAGGTGAAGGTCTGTCACGAGGACAACACCATCAACCAGGTCATGGAAATCATGACCGCGGGGCGCTTCCGGCATCTCCCGGTGGAACGCGACGGCAAGCTCGTCGGCATCATCTCGATCGGCGACGTCGTCAAGAAGCGCATCGAGGAGGTTGAGCACGAGGCGCAGGAAATCCGCAACTACATCGCCACGGCGTAGGGCGGAACTTCGACTGGTAGCGCGGATCAGGTGGTCGCCCCACGACGGCAACCACCTGTCCCGGGGCCGCCTCGGCGCCGATTACGCGGCCAGTGCCACGGCGTCGGCTCCGGCCGGAAGGTGCATGGGGCAGGAGGGGTCGGTCGCGGCGCGCCAGACGGCCTCGGCGACATCGACCGGATGGGTGATTTCCGATGCTCCCTGATCGCGACCGGCGAACACGGTCCCGACGAAGGATGAGTACGCTTCCGGAAATCCGCCCTCGTCCTGAATGCGCGACCGCGCACTGTCGCCGAAGCTGGTCGCGGGAGAGCGGCCCGGCAGCACGATCCTCACCCGCACGTTGAACTGTGCCAGTTCCAGCGCGACCGATTCGGAGAACGCATTCACCGCCGCCTTGCTGGCCGTATAGACCGACAGCAGCGGCAGCGGCTTCAGCGTCACGCTGGACGACACGTTGACGATGACACCGGACTTACGCTCCCTGAACCGGGGCAGCACCGCCTGCGTCATGGCGATCGTGCCGAAGACATTCGTCTCGAACACGTCGCGCGCCACGTCCATGCTCGTCCCTTCGAGCGCGTTCATCCAGCCGATCCCGGCGTTGTTGACGAGCACGTCGATATCGCCGGCGGTTTCGACCAAGTGTCGGATGCGGTCCGGGTCCCTGACGTCGAGGGCGACGATTTCGAGATTCCGGGAGGCCGGCAGGACGTCCGCGCGCGGAGACCGCATCGTTGCGACGACCCTCCAGTCCCGCTCCAGAAAGTGCCTGGCGATCTCCAACCCGAAGCCGGACGAGCATCCGGTAATAAGAACTGTCTTCATGCATCTCTCCTGTCTGTCTGGATGACGAGGAGGCTAGGCTTCGCGGGCCGGACTTGCTATGACGTACCGTCCACATCTCATTATCGGGAGTATCGAATGGGCGATCCCTTGTCGGACGTCGTCGGCTTGCTCCAGCCCAGCGCCCGTGTCTCGAAGGTGGTCAGCGGCGCTGGCGCCTGGCGGGTCAGGCGACCTGCGACGGGCCACCCGTTCTATTGCGTCCTGCTCGAGGGGTCGTCTCGCCTCGAGGTCGACGGGAGCGCGCCCATCATCCTCCGCGAGGGGGATTTCGTGCTCATTCCGGCGGTCCATGGTTTCACCATGTCGAGCCTGAAGGAGGCTGGCGCGGACGATGTGGATCCGTCGACCGTCACCCGGCTTGCCGACGAGACGAGACGCGGCAATCCCGACGGGCCGGCCGAATCGAGGCTTCTCGTGAGCCATTTCGTCTTCGGTACGCCGGACGCGGCCTTGCTCGTGTCGCTCCTGCCGCGACTGGTGCATGTTCGCGACGACCAGCGGCTGTCGGCCATCGTCCAACTCGTGACGGAGGAGGCGGGCTTCCGGCGGCCCGCACGCGAAGCGGTTCTGTCGCGCTTGCTGGAGGTACTGCTTCTCGAAGCGCTGCGCTCTGCCGGGGGAGGCGCGGTTCCTCACGGGCTCCTGCGCGGGCTCGCGGACGAACGCCTGGCGTCCGCGCTTCGCCGCCTGCACGAGGATCCGACGAAGGCCTGGACGGTCGAGCAACTCGCCGGCGAGGCCGCGATGTCCCGTTCCGCGTTCTTCAACAGGTTCCGCCGTGCCATGGGAGTCGCTCCCATGGAATACCTGCTTTCGTGGCGCATGGCTCTGGCCAAGAACCTCCTGCAGCGCAACGAAATCGGCATACAGGAGGTCGCGGAACGCGTGGGATATGGATCGGCAAGCGCCTTCAGCACCGCGTTCACGCGCTTCGTCGGATTGCCGCCATCGAGATATGCTGGACAGGATGCGATCTAGGCGGTGGCGGTCGGCACCACGGCTTGCGCCGATCGTGGAGGCCCGTCACTGCCACGGTGCAGTGGCAATCAGCTCGAAGTGGAGGATCGCCCGAGTTCTGTTCTACGCGTCGGCGACGAACTCGAAGAGTTCGCGGTTGCGGCAGTAGCCGGGCGCGTGCGCCGGAGCGGTCGCCGCGTCGAGCCATGAGGCGCATTCCTTCGAGTGGCTGCAGGAGACGCAGCGGATGGTGGCGTTGCGCATGACCGACGGCGCGTCCGGCATCTGCGTCACCGCCTCGCGCACCCCGAGCTTGCGCATCATGCGCTCCATGAGATCGGCCCTGTTCGAAATGCGGTCGAGAAGCTTGAAGTATCCCATGACGCTGTGCCTCCGCGAGAATCTGGAATTGATTGTCGGGGCGGGGGCCTTAGGACGCCTTGACATGGATCAAGCGCCGGCAAGCCTTGCCACGATGCGGGGATTGTTCTAGCGAACGGCGAAGTCCCGACTTTCGAGGTTTTCGAGCCGCAATGAGCATCATCGACACGCGCACGCCCGATCCGAAGCGGCTGATTTCCGGCGCGACGGGGGATTGGGAGATCATCGTCGGGCTGGAAGTGCACGCCCAGGTGACCTCGAATTCCAAGCTCTTTTCGGGCGCCTCGACCGGCTTCGGCGGCGCCCCCAACGCCAACGTCAGCCTGGTCGACGCGGCCATGCCCGGCATGCTGCCGGTGATCAACGAGGAGTGCGTGAAGCAGGCGATCCGTACCGGACTGGGGCTGAAGGCCGAAATCCATCTCCGGTCCGTGTTCGACCGCAAGAATTACTTCTATCCCGATCTGCCGCAGGGCTACCAGATTTCGCAGTACAAGCAGCCGATCGTCGGCGAGGGCAAGGTGGTGGTGTCGGTCGGTCCGGACCGGCAGGGCAATTTCGAGGATATCGAGGTCGGGATCGAGCGTCTCCATCTGGAACAGGACGCCGGAAAATCCCTGCACGACCAGCATCCGACCATGTCCTATGTCGACCTGAACCGCTCCGGCGTGGCGCTGATGGAGATCGTGTCGAAGCCCGACATCCGTTCCGCCGACGAGGCCAAGGCCTATGTGACCAAGCTGCGCACCATCATGCGCTATCTCGGCACCTGCGACGGCAACATGGACGAGGGCTCGCTGCGCGCCGACGTCAACGTCTCGGTGCGCAAGCCTGGCGGCGAGTTCGGCACGCGCTGCGAGATCAAGAACGTCAACTCGATCCGCTTCATCGGCCAGGCGATCGAATCGGAGGCGCGGCGCCAGATCGCGATCCTGGAGGATGGCGGCAAGATCGACCAGGAGACGCGGCTCTTCGACCCGGTGAAGGGCGAGACGCGCTCGATGCGCTCCAAGGAAGAGGCGCACGACTACCGCTATTTCCCCGATCCGGACCTTCTGCCGCTCGAGTTCGACCAGGCCTATGTCGACGCGCTCGCCGAAGGTCTGCCGGAGCTTCCCGACCAGAAGAAGCAGCGCTTCGTGAAGGAGATGGGGCTGTCGGCCTACGACGCCTCCGTGCTGGTCGCCGAGAAGGCGACGGCCGACTTCTTCGAGAAGGTGGCGGAGGGACGCGACGGCAAGATGGCCGCGAACTGGGTCATCAACGACCTCCTGGGCGCCTTGAACAAGTCCGGCAAGGACATTGAAGAGACTCCGGTTTCAGCCGCCCAGCTCGGCGCCATCATCGACCTGATCCGGGAAGGAACGATCTCCGGCAAGATCGCCAAGGACC
This region includes:
- a CDS encoding SDR family oxidoreductase, whose translation is MKTVLITGCSSGFGLEIARHFLERDWRVVATMRSPRADVLPASRNLEIVALDVRDPDRIRHLVETAGDIDVLVNNAGIGWMNALEGTSMDVARDVFETNVFGTIAMTQAVLPRFRERKSGVIVNVSSSVTLKPLPLLSVYTASKAAVNAFSESVALELAQFNVRVRIVLPGRSPATSFGDSARSRIQDEGGFPEAYSSFVGTVFAGRDQGASEITHPVDVAEAVWRAATDPSCPMHLPAGADAVALAA
- the gatB gene encoding Asp-tRNA(Asn)/Glu-tRNA(Gln) amidotransferase subunit GatB; the encoded protein is MSIIDTRTPDPKRLISGATGDWEIIVGLEVHAQVTSNSKLFSGASTGFGGAPNANVSLVDAAMPGMLPVINEECVKQAIRTGLGLKAEIHLRSVFDRKNYFYPDLPQGYQISQYKQPIVGEGKVVVSVGPDRQGNFEDIEVGIERLHLEQDAGKSLHDQHPTMSYVDLNRSGVALMEIVSKPDIRSADEAKAYVTKLRTIMRYLGTCDGNMDEGSLRADVNVSVRKPGGEFGTRCEIKNVNSIRFIGQAIESEARRQIAILEDGGKIDQETRLFDPVKGETRSMRSKEEAHDYRYFPDPDLLPLEFDQAYVDALAEGLPELPDQKKQRFVKEMGLSAYDASVLVAEKATADFFEKVAEGRDGKMAANWVINDLLGALNKSGKDIEETPVSAAQLGAIIDLIREGTISGKIAKDLFELVWNEGGDPRELVESRGMKQVTDTSAIEKAVDEVIAANPDKVEQAKAKPSMAGWFVGQVMKATGGKANPQAVNALVKEKLGVE
- a CDS encoding AraC family transcriptional regulator, which codes for MGDPLSDVVGLLQPSARVSKVVSGAGAWRVRRPATGHPFYCVLLEGSSRLEVDGSAPIILREGDFVLIPAVHGFTMSSLKEAGADDVDPSTVTRLADETRRGNPDGPAESRLLVSHFVFGTPDAALLVSLLPRLVHVRDDQRLSAIVQLVTEEAGFRRPAREAVLSRLLEVLLLEALRSAGGGAVPHGLLRGLADERLASALRRLHEDPTKAWTVEQLAGEAAMSRSAFFNRFRRAMGVAPMEYLLSWRMALAKNLLQRNEIGIQEVAERVGYGSASAFSTAFTRFVGLPPSRYAGQDAI
- a CDS encoding CBS domain-containing protein yields the protein MLVKNILAEKGSEVVTIAPDSSLAEAVSLLADKRIGAVVVTKGEGRIAGILSERDIVRMLGAEGPSMLQKPLSSAMTSKVKVCHEDNTINQVMEIMTAGRFRHLPVERDGKLVGIISIGDVVKKRIEEVEHEAQEIRNYIATA
- a CDS encoding DUF6455 family protein is translated as MGYFKLLDRISNRADLMERMMRKLGVREAVTQMPDAPSVMRNATIRCVSCSHSKECASWLDAATAPAHAPGYCRNRELFEFVADA
- a CDS encoding PAS domain-containing protein, translating into MKQKSTVALFQYWDRLRSGRTAPKRTEIEPADIKTMLADTFILERDLRGDAVFRLAGTRLCAAFGRELKGFAFASLFGHADQGMAAELARGGFARKAVSVAIVQGMTRQGRTLEFELLLLPLDSGSESPRALGSICPFDKPFWLGADPVVECAIATTRVIDPAREAAFLPTEALLAAPPLVPSDENLASQEGARRRRFRHLVVIDGGRGE
- a CDS encoding rhomboid family intramembrane serine protease, producing MTANPLEDTSQRDEPGGPPPPRPREPAFNIPRVVLAFIAVCAGLHLLRLYVLSPQQDLELIIAGAFIPVRYSGQYLFEIWAVTSPLTYSLLHGSVAHLVINMIWLAAFGSPLATRLGAGRFVLFWCATSLAAVTLHYVLHMDSQAPLVGASGAISGMMGAAARFGFRTERGRGKSTFSGPLLSIGETFRTRAVVTFLAVWMIVNLATGLASGIPGAEGVIAWEAHIGGFLAGFLGIRLFDRRGGWG